The proteins below come from a single Garra rufa chromosome 25, GarRuf1.0, whole genome shotgun sequence genomic window:
- the LOC141301502 gene encoding uncharacterized protein, whose protein sequence is MQDCQKILTAAKADFLRIRGNLLKGGEVSGAEKTLYRYYCEAVLVFRHLQGPGAVEVLTDADWVERLQHGGRVVFGISSRATARKQAPTFALSSTEEAWFQLYFREIRPENIRPDKTCNRFFMSPAGEGVCNVTKDLNRLHEMYKLPAIRSNDMRKAVEAAAAQTLPADQQQAVKEYLTLRVPAAKNATATVCVLLDSLAGFTSDDGTPGTSTENRDFSAFVSQFPV, encoded by the exons ATGCAAGACTGTCAGAAGATCCTGACCGCTGCAAAAGCAGACTTCCTCAGGATACGAGGAAACCTGCTGAAGGGCGGCGAGGTGTCCGGGGCGGAGAAGACCCTTTACAGGTATTACTGCGAGGCAGTCTTGGTTTTCCGTCACCTTCAGGGCCCTGGAGCTGTGGAAGTCTTGACT GATGCAGACTGGGTGGAGAGGTTGCAGCATGGTGGCAGGGTTGTGTTTGGCATCAGCAGCCGCGCAACAGCTAGAAAGCAGGCTCCCACGTTCGCCCTGTCCTCCACAGAGGAAGCT TGGTTTCAGCTGTACTTCAGAGAGATACGGCCAGAAAACATTCGGCCTGATAAAACCTGCAATCGGTTTTTCATGTCACCGGCCGGCGAAGGAGTGTGCAACGTCACAAAGGATCTCAACCGCCTCCATGAAAT GTATAAGCTGCCCGCCATCAGGAGCAATGACATGCGGAAGGCAGTGGAGGCGGCTGCTGCTCAAACACTGCCAGCAGACCAACAGCAGGCAGTGAAAGAGTACCTAACCCTCAGGGTGCCGGCGGCAAAGAATGCAACAGCCACAGTTTGTGTGCTGCTGGACTCCTTGGCGGG CTTTACATCAGACGATGGCACTCCCGGAACCAGCACCGAGAACAGAGACTTCTCTGCATTTGTCTCGCAATTTCCTGTGTAA